The Dioscorea cayenensis subsp. rotundata cultivar TDr96_F1 chromosome 19, TDr96_F1_v2_PseudoChromosome.rev07_lg8_w22 25.fasta, whole genome shotgun sequence genome includes a window with the following:
- the LOC120283599 gene encoding uncharacterized protein LOC120283599 → MEAQVKVAWVIKASQRYSDFLRDIRNSEKKPEYMSDDVWRHWKASWDKPEFKMKREKNSNNRRSIAGPSSHTGGSISNVEHGKRLASSLGRMPTPHELFLFTHTKKHDGQTFIDEKSKSLNDKVLSLREAPQTISGSRNDNSQPIDEVALYYEAVGGEKKIRVYGLGSQASYYCGGNTNASKSSTCSFESQNQEELQTELATMKKKIEAQDNLIVDLKRTIEMLCNHIGMPPLHGTQNSSNNQPEESEGTRDGNGDGDEDPGLL, encoded by the exons ATGGAGGCTCAAGTGAAGGTGGCATGGGTTATCAAAGCTTCACAACGATACAGTGATTTTTTGCGAGATataagaaattctgaaaagaaaccagAATACATGTCTGATGATGTTTGGAGACATTGGAAAGCCTCTTGGGATAAACCTGAATTTAAGATGAAacgagaaaaaaattcaaataacagAAGGAGCATTGCAGGACCATCATCTCATACTGGAGGGTCAATATCAAATGTTGAACATGGCAAAAGACTT GCATCTTCATTAGGCCGTATGCCTACACCACATgagttgtttctttttactCACACTAAGAAGCATGATGGACaaacttttattgatgaaaagTCTAAATCACTCAAT GATAAAGTATTGAGCTTGAGAGAGGCACCTCAAACAATTTCTGGATCTAGAAATGATAATTCTCAACCAATAGATGAGGTCGCACTTTATTATGAGGCAGTTGGTGGTGAAAAAAAGATAAGGGTGTATGGTCTTGGATCTCAAGCATCTTATTATTGTGGTGGTAATACAAATGCAAGCAAATCAAGTACTTGCTCTTttgaatcacaaaatcaagAGGAGCTTCAAACTGAGTTGGCaactatgaagaagaagatagaggcTCAAGATAATTTGATAGTTGATTTGAAAAGAACAATTGAGATGTTGTGTAATCACATTGGTATGCCTCCTCTACATGGAACACAAAATTCAAGTAACAATCAACCAGAGGAGAGTGAAGGCACAAGAGATGGAAATGGAGATGGTGATGAAGATCCTggacttttataa